The DNA region TGCGGAAGATCCTCACGCCGGTGAGCGTGCCGTTCTGGGTGGCGCCGCCGGCCAGGCCCACCGCCTCGGCCAGGCTCACCGTGGGGTCGATCACGTACAGGCCCGGCTTGAGCACCTCGCCCAGCACGTTCACGCGCCGCATGGGCGTGATGGTGATGGACGGGTTGCGGAGCTGTGCGCGGTACGCCTCCAGCAGCGACGCGCGCAGCTGCGGGATGGTCATCTCGGTCACCTTCACGTCGCCCAGCAGCGGGAAGGTCGCGCTGCCGTTCTCGTCCACCAGGAAGCTCCCGCTCAGGTCCTTCTCGCGCCAGATGTCGATCTTGATCACGTCGCCGGGCCGCAGGCCGGGCTGCTGCGCGGCCGCGGCTTCGGAGATGTGCATCGACGCCGAGTCGCCCTGGGCGCTCAGCGCCCCGGCGGAAAGAAGCAGCAGGCCGCACGCGGCCAGCACACGAAGTCGGGTCATGGCTCCAAGGTGTGGGGCCGCCGGAAGATGGGCCGGCAGGCCTGTATCATAGCCGTTCGCACGGAAGGCCTCAAGCACGCGGAAGGGTCAGCACGTCCACTCCGGCAAGCTCC from Longimicrobiaceae bacterium includes:
- a CDS encoding polysaccharide biosynthesis/export family protein codes for the protein MTRLRVLAACGLLLLSAGALSAQGDSASMHISEAAAAQQPGLRPGDVIKIDIWREKDLSGSFLVDENGSATFPLLGDVKVTEMTIPQLRASLLEAYRAQLRNPSITITPMRRVNVLGEVLKPGLYVIDPTVSLAEAVGLAGGATQNGTLTGVRIFRNGSVLVNRPSISQTISEADVRSGDQIVVPQKSWFSRNSAFVISSLISVTSIVIALVRR